GCGCGAGGGTGACCACCGCATCCGCCCGCTCCTCCACCGTCAGCCGTGCGCCCCGGCCCAGCACGTACGGGTAGTCGCGGGCGGCGTAAGCGCGCGCCTCGTCGACGACCTCCGCGAGCGAACGGCCCTCGTGGAAGCCGTGGCGCCAGGCGGTCGCGGCATAGAAGGGCAGGTAGAGCGCGTGGGCACGATCGCCGCCGCGCTCGAAGTTCGCGGTCGAGAAGTCGAGCACGCTCGAGATGAGCAGCAGCCCGTTGAGGTACATACCCAGCTCGTCCTGCAGGTGTTGGGCGAGGCCGGCGGCGCGCGTCGTGCCGTACGACTCCCCCGCCAGGAACTTCGGACTCAGCCAGCGCCCCTCCGCAGTGACCCACTGCCGGATGATCTCCGCCACCGACTCGATGTCGGCCGTGAAGCCGTGGAAGTCCTTCGCCTTCCGCCCCTCGACGGGCCGCGAGCGCCCGGTCGAGACCGGGTCGATGAACACCAGATCGCTCACCGTCAGCAGCGACTCGGGGTTGTCTGCCACGTCGTAGGGCGGCGGCGCGAGCTCGCCGACATCGCCCATCACGACGCGCTTCGGGCCGAGCACGCCCATGTGCAGCCAGACGCTCGCGGAGCCCGGCCCGCCGTTGAAGGCGAAGGTCACCGGCCGCGTCGCCGGGTCGGCGTCGTCGAGCGTGTAGGCGGTGATCGCGACCTGCGCGCGGGCCTTCCGGCCGCGGAACACGTCGTCCTCGACCTGCTCCTCCCACAGCACCACGCGGCCCGCGCGAGCCGTGTAGGCGAGCTCGCCGTCGGGCGTCTCGAGGGTGTGGTGCGTGGTCACGAGCTCGTCGACGACCGACGGCTCATCCTGCGTGGCGGGTTCGGTCTTCGCGGCGTCATCACTCACCCGAGAGACCCTATCCCGAGCGGATGTGCTGGTTCATGAATGCGTTGACGCCGGTGTCATGCGATCGAATCCGTCCGGGAGGGGTGCGATGGCGGCCCCGTGTCAGCGAGCGCATCGAAGTCGACGGTGCGCAGCAGCGAATCGAGGGAGCGGCGACGCACCGGGAGCGCCGAGGTCGCCGCGACCGCAGCCCGTGCGTCCGGGCGCACTGCGACCTGCGTGGAGCGCATGCCCGCCGTGCGTGCGTCGCCCGACTCGGCGAGCGTCCGCCAGTGCACCCCGCGGCGGGGCGCGCTCCAGCGCTGCGCCTCGCCGACGCCGCCGAGCAGCAGGCGGGAGGGCGCGAGGCGAAGCCCGACGCCCGCTGCCTTCAGGATCGCCTCCTTCTCGGTCCACACCGCGAGGCGCTCCTCGATGTGCGTGGGCGCGCCAGGTCGGCCATCGCGCTCGCGCGGGTGCAACGCGTAGGCGTCGAAGCCCCGCCAGAGCTCGTGCGGCACGACTTCGACGTCGACGCCCACCGACGCATCCGCGGGCCCGACGACGGCGAGCACGAGATCGCCGGAGGTCGAGCTCGACAGCGACATGCCTGCGGCGCGCGGCCGCCCGTGCTGCTCGCCGCAGCGGTCACAACTGCGGTCGATCGAGAGCGACGGCAGCTCCTGCAGCGGAAGACCGGTCGTCGCCGCCGCAAGCAGCCGCAGCCCCAGGCGTCCGGCCAGCGTGCGTCGCGCGTCGTCGGATCGCTGCCTGCGATCGGCCGCCGCGAGATCGACCTCGCTCACGAGCGCTCGAGCGCCACGCACACGGCCGGCCGCGCCATCGGCGCGATCGAGCAGCTCGTCGACCGTGGTGATGAGGAGGTCGATCACCGCTCACCGCGCCGTCATCGCCGGCTGATGCGGCGGTACTGCAGCACGGCGATGGGCGCGAAGACCGCGATGATCGCGATGCAGCAGAGCGTCGCGTAGAGCAGCGCGTTGTCGGCAGGCCAGCCGCCCGCCGTCTCGAAGCCGACAGGCGCGTCGTTGCCGAACGCCTGCCGCACCGCAGTGGCGACGGCGGTGATGGGATTCCACTCGGCGATCGCTCGCAGCGGGCCCGGCAGCATGTCGGCCGAGACGAACGCACCGGAGATGAACGTCACCGGGAACAGCCACAGCAGGCCGAGGCTCTGCGCGACCTCGACGCTGCGAGCCGACATCGCGATGAAGGCGCCGATCCACGAGGTCGCGAAGGCGAACAGCAGCAGCAGCCCGAAGGCGAGCAGCACCTGCCCGACATCCGTGTGCACGCGCCAGCCGATCACCAGTCCGCACGCCAGGATCACGGCGACCGACAGCGCACTCGTCACGAGGTCGGAGGTGGTCCTGCCCAGGATCACCCCGACGCGCGACATCGGGAGCGCCCGGAAGCGGTCGATGAGGCCCGTCTGGAGGTCCTTCGCGAGGTAGACCGCCGTGAAGGACGAGTTGAAGGTGAGCGTCTGGGCGAGGATGCCGCCGATGAGGAACTCGCGGTAGTCATCGCCGCCCAGCGCGCTGCCGAAGACGAACGCGAGGATGAGCACGAAGATGATGGGCTGCGCGACGCCGGTGACGAGGGCTCCGGGCGTGCGCCGCACGCCGATGATGTTGCGGCGCGCGACGATGCCACCGTCGCGGGCGGCTCGGATCAGGCCGTTCACGCGGCGGCCCGCTCTGCCTCGAGCCGAACGTCGGCACCGGGCTCGCCGGCACCGGGCTCATCTGCGCCAGGCTCGTCGGGCTCCTCCGCAGGGCTGCCGGTGAGTCGCAGGAAGACGTCGTCGAGCGTCGGCTGCCGCACGGCGGCCTCGACCACTGCGACGCCCGCCCGCTCGAGCAGCCCGAGCACGGTGCGCAGCCCGGCTGCGCCGTCGACGGCGCTCGCCAGCAGCCGCCGCGCTCGCTCGTCGAGCGTCGCATCGGCCGCGGTCTCGCGCATCGCAGCGAGGGCGGCGTGACCGTCGGCGCCAGGAGCCAGCACGATGTCGAGTCGCGCACCGCCCGCCTGAGCCTTCAGCGCTGTCGCGGTGCCCTCCGCGATGATGCGACCCGCATCGATCACAGCGATCGAGTCGGCGAGCTGGTCGGCCTCCTCGAGGTACTGCGTCGTCAGCAGCACCGTCGTGCCGCCCTGCGTCAGCGAAGCGATGGCATCCCAGGTGTCACGACGACCGCGCGGGTCGAGACCCGTCGTGGGCTCGTCGAGGATGACGACGGGCGGCCGAGCGACGATCGCGCCGGCGAGGTCGAGCCGCCGTCGCATGCCGCCGGAGTATGCGCCTGCGCGCTTGCCGTCGGCGATGTCATCGAGGCGGAAGTCGCGCAGCAGCTCGCGGGCACGTGCCTTCGCGTCACGGCGTCGCATGCCGTAGAGCTCGCCGACCATCGTCAGGTTCTCGAAGCCGGTGAGGCGCTCGTCGACGGCCGCGTACTGGCCCGAGAGCCCGAGTCGCTCGCGCACCGCGTGCCCTTCCTGCCGCACCGAGTGGCCCGCGACGATCGCGTCGCCCTCGTCAGGCTCGAGCAGCGTCGCGAGCACGCGCACCACCGTCGTCTTGCCCGCGCCGTTCGGCCCGAGCAGCCCCTGCACAGTGCCCTCGGGCACCTCGAGGTCGACGCCGTCGAGCGCCAGATGGTCGCCGAATCGCTTGCGGATCCCTCGGATCGAGATCACGAGGCGACGCGATCGCGCTCCGGCGCCGGCGTGATGTCCTGCCAGTGCTCGGTCACGTAGTCGAGGCAGGCCTGCTTGGCCGTCGGACCGAAGACCGCGACCCATCCGCGCGGGACGTCTGCGAACTCTGGCCACAGCGAGTGCTGGTCGCGGTCGTTCACCAGCACCCGGAAGGTGCCGTCCTGGTCGTCGAATGGATTCGTCATCGCCCGTCCTTCACTGGTCTCGCGTCGTCATCTGATTTCGTCATCAGTGCTTCGGAGCCCTCCGCTGAACGGTTGTCCCGTCGTCGATCTCGGGCGCGTCGCGCAGCAGGCGGCTGAGCACGGGCGCGATGTCGTCCATGCCGCGATCCCCCAGCACGTCCTGGTGCCGAGCACCGACCGGGCTCGACGTCACCGCGCCGGTGACGAAGGCCTCCCAGGCCTCCGGGCCCGGCCGGCCGGCGGGCACCTGCTCGGTCGATGCGAAGACGTGAAGGCCGCCCTGCACGACCGGCTTCTGTGCGGCGTCCAGCAGCGTGCCGAGTTGCCGGAACCGTCGCACCATCCGCTCGATCGACTCCTCGGGCACGTCGGCGAGCGGGCTGCTCGCATCGCCGAGCGCCTCGCGCACGCGCCCGACATCGAGCGTCCCGTCAGGCGGGCGCACGCCGTTCGCGTCGAGGAAGCCGCGCCACATCGCCTGCTCGCCCTCGACACCGGCGAGCGCCGGCGCCTGCGAGGGGTAGGCGTCGAGGATCGCCAGCAGCGACACACGCTCCCCCGTGGCCTGCAGCCGCGCGGCGATGTGGTGTGCGAGCTGACCGCCGAAGGAGTAGCCGGCGAGCGTGTATGGCCCGTGCGGCTGCTCGGCGCGGATCGCCTCGACGTAGTCGTCAAGCAGCTCATCGAGCGTCGCCGCGAGCGCTGGCTCTGGGTCGTCCGGAGCGATGCCGGGCATCTGCAGCCCGAGGATCGGCCGCTGGGTGTCGAGCCGCGAGACGAAGGTCGTGAACTTCCAGGCGACGCCGCTCGCGGGATGCACGGCGAACACGGGGTGGCCGCGCCCCTCGCGCCGCAGCGGCAGGATCGTCCGGAGGCTCTCCGCCACGTCGGCACCGCCGGAGTCGACCAGCTCGGCGAGCCCCGCGACGGTCGGCGCCTGGAACAGCGCCTGCACCGGCAGCTCGCTGCCGAGCGCCTCGTTGATGGCGCGGATGGTCGGCTGTGCCACGAAGGAATGCCCACCGAGCGCGAAGAAGGAGTCGTCGGCACGCACATCGGCGACGCCGAGGACCTCGGCGAACGCCGCGGCGACCGCCGCCTCGGCGCCGGGAGCAGCCGCACGCCCCGCTCCCCCGCCCGCCCGCAGCTCTGGCAGCGACCGCGCATCCACCTTGCCGTTCGGCGTGAGCGGCACCGCGTCGATCACGGCGATCGCCGCCGGCACCATGTAGTCCGGCAGGCGATCGCGCAGCAGCGAGCCGAGACCGTCGACGAGCTCGTCGCGGTCGGCACCCTCCGCCGGCACGATCCACGCGCCGAGCGCGGCGCCACGAGCGGTGTCGATCGCGCGCACCACGGCCTGTGCGACCCCTTCGGTGCTGCGCAGCAGCGCCTCGACCTCGCCAGGCTCCACGCGGTGGCCGCGGATCTTCGTCTGGTCGTCGCCGCGGCCCAGCGAGACGATCGCGGGTGCGGCGTGGCTGCCGGCGTCGCGGACGACGACCAGGTCGCCCGTGCGGTACATGCGGGAGCCATCGGCGGTGAACGGATCGGCGACGA
The window above is part of the Agrococcus sp. ARC_14 genome. Proteins encoded here:
- a CDS encoding ATP-binding cassette domain-containing protein translates to MISIRGIRKRFGDHLALDGVDLEVPEGTVQGLLGPNGAGKTTVVRVLATLLEPDEGDAIVAGHSVRQEGHAVRERLGLSGQYAAVDERLTGFENLTMVGELYGMRRRDAKARARELLRDFRLDDIADGKRAGAYSGGMRRRLDLAGAIVARPPVVILDEPTTGLDPRGRRDTWDAIASLTQGGTTVLLTTQYLEEADQLADSIAVIDAGRIIAEGTATALKAQAGGARLDIVLAPGADGHAALAAMRETAADATLDERARRLLASAVDGAAGLRTVLGLLERAGVAVVEAAVRQPTLDDVFLRLTGSPAEEPDEPGADEPGAGEPGADVRLEAERAAA
- a CDS encoding MbtH family protein; its protein translation is MTNPFDDQDGTFRVLVNDRDQHSLWPEFADVPRGWVAVFGPTAKQACLDYVTEHWQDITPAPERDRVAS
- a CDS encoding ABC transporter permease; translation: MNGLIRAARDGGIVARRNIIGVRRTPGALVTGVAQPIIFVLILAFVFGSALGGDDYREFLIGGILAQTLTFNSSFTAVYLAKDLQTGLIDRFRALPMSRVGVILGRTTSDLVTSALSVAVILACGLVIGWRVHTDVGQVLLAFGLLLLFAFATSWIGAFIAMSARSVEVAQSLGLLWLFPVTFISGAFVSADMLPGPLRAIAEWNPITAVATAVRQAFGNDAPVGFETAGGWPADNALLYATLCCIAIIAVFAPIAVLQYRRISRR
- a CDS encoding peptidase S10, encoding MSDDAAKTEPATQDEPSVVDELVTTHHTLETPDGELAYTARAGRVVLWEEQVEDDVFRGRKARAQVAITAYTLDDADPATRPVTFAFNGGPGSASVWLHMGVLGPKRVVMGDVGELAPPPYDVADNPESLLTVSDLVFIDPVSTGRSRPVEGRKAKDFHGFTADIESVAEIIRQWVTAEGRWLSPKFLAGESYGTTRAAGLAQHLQDELGMYLNGLLLISSVLDFSTANFERGGDRAHALYLPFYAATAWRHGFHEGRSLAEVVDEARAYAARDYPYVLGRGARLTVEERADAVVTLARLTGLSETYVDRANLRIEHWRYFGELLRDRRLTVGRLDSRFTGPAAAGIAEHMDADASMDAILGPYSAAFQHYLHHELEVRDTGPFHVFGKNVIEHWSYKEFENAPVYVIDKLSRAMRQNPHLAVHFAYGWFDGATPFSAAEDSVAHLQIPETLRENLEHRYYEAGHMMYVHEPSRLAQSADLADFVRRRS
- a CDS encoding 4'-phosphopantetheinyl transferase superfamily protein, yielding MIDLLITTVDELLDRADGAAGRVRGARALVSEVDLAAADRRQRSDDARRTLAGRLGLRLLAAATTGLPLQELPSLSIDRSCDRCGEQHGRPRAAGMSLSSSTSGDLVLAVVGPADASVGVDVEVVPHELWRGFDAYALHPRERDGRPGAPTHIEERLAVWTEKEAILKAAGVGLRLAPSRLLLGGVGEAQRWSAPRRGVHWRTLAESGDARTAGMRSTQVAVRPDARAAVAATSALPVRRRSLDSLLRTVDFDALADTGPPSHPSRTDSIA